Sequence from the Eleutherodactylus coqui strain aEleCoq1 chromosome 13, aEleCoq1.hap1, whole genome shotgun sequence genome:
ACTGAAGCCCTGGGCCAATGGAGTACTAAGATCCTAAACCAAGGGGTTTGTCATAGGTGCAATGTGTAGTCTAGTTTCCCTGAGTGCCTAAGAACCAAGCTTGTTACATAAATGTTCTGCTATACGTTACATTGCTGGAAGTAACAGGATGTATTCTGTCTTGCAGATATTTTGCCGTCATCTTCCAAAGAAAATCTACTACAGAGTTACATCTTGCTGTTTAATGTGACTATTCCGCAACATGAGGAGGTGACAAAGGCTGAGCTGAGGCTTTCTTTAGGAGACTCCGGTTTGTGTCACCTCAGTCTGTTTGATGTCATACACACTAAACCCTCAAGGAACTTAAAGGACTCCAATTCCTTTTTAGCGTCTAAAGATATTGAAGGAGATGAATCTGTAACAATTGACATCACCAAGACCATAAAACGATGGATAAAGTCCAAAGTGCAACTGAATAAACTGGAAGTTTTCCTTCAGATGAAGGCTCCATCAGAAATGTTCTTCAAAACTCAAAAGTTTGCCCTGGATTCTCATAGTAGTCACCCTCCCATTTTAGTCATTTTCTCAGATGATCAAAGTGAGAACATTGTGAAGGAGAATCCCATGGATCTAGCTCAGATGATGATTTATGAACAAAGTAACAACCTTGGGATATtttccaaaaacatgatggctgatgATGGTGAAGGACATGAACCCTTAGTAGTAAGCAAGACAAGGGCAAAGCGTAATGCAGAAAGGAACCACTGCACAAAAACATCACTTACGGTCAACTTCAAAGACATTGGATGGGACTCCATCATCATCTTCCCTCCAAGTTATGATGCTGGCCAATGTGTAGGAAGTTGCTACTACCCCCTAACAGATAACCTGACACCTACAAAACATGCTATTGTGCAGTCACTGATGCATATCAGAAAACCCAAAGATGTTGGAAATGCTTGTTGTGTGCCAACCAAGCTGGAAGGTTTGCAAGTTGTATATCGGGAAAATAGACAGACAGTGCTCAAGAAGAATTACGAAGACATGAAAGTAGTGGAGTGTGGTTGTAGGTAGTCTTCCTTAATAGGCAATGTTTACAAAGgacaattactagagatgagtgagcatactcgctaaggacaattactcgagcgagcattgtccttagcgagtatctccccgctcggaagaaaaggttcggctgccggcgcacgtgacaggtgagttgcggcgctgagcaggggggagcggggggagagggagagaaagatctcccctccattcctccccactctcccccgcagctccccgcctaccgctggcagccgaatctttttttctgagcgggcaggtactcgctaagggcaatgctcgatcgagtaattgcccttagcgagtatgcttgctcatctctaacaattacCCATTCAGGGCCGGAGAAGTAGGCATGCTTTACAGATAACATGTTACACCATAAATTTGCTAACTTATTTATGTACTCTGTATACTTGGATGGTTGAAATTCAGAAACTTAAAGGGCTATTCTGGCAGTAGTAAGTGATTGATCTCTGGGAACCAAACTGAAGGCCATGGTCAGAGGCGTaatttaaagcttctgggccccaatgcaaaatctgtaacagggcccccaactataatgctttattcatactactaggcttactatatggagaagagaggcctaatgggcccccttaggggtcctgggcctgggtgcaaccgcatcccctaaagTTACGCCCATGGCCATGGTGCTCTGTGGAACACTACAGTTCTGTTTGAACTTTGCCCTGCATAGTGCTATGGCCATTCAGGGGCCCTTGAATGTAGTAATTCTCTGTACAGAGGTTGGACAGTGGAGACACTGTGCAGGGGACATGCCTGTGGTCAGTCCCCCACTGACGTCATTTTGTTCTGTAAAGATGGATCTGTTTAATTAACTATTTACCATAGTGTACAGCTTGTAATGAAGTGTAATTGTACTTGCAACAAACCTTGGACATGTCATagggacatatcaaaagttttgatcatttGGGGCTTCGGATgctcagactcccaccaatcagcagaaGCACTCATTCAAACCCTGTCTCTGCTCGATATCTGAAGACAGGCTCAATAGAACGTCTATGAGCCCATCTTCTGCTACTGAACAGGTACGGCGCTTGGATGAGCGCTTCACCTGCCTTATTCtagtgatcggtggggatctcagcacccagatccccaccaatcaaaacttttgacatattcctgtgacatgtcaaaagtttattGAAAGTACAGTTGCTCTTTAAAGAGTCTCACAGTATTTTCAAACATTTCAAATTCTGTCTTGGTATAGATTATCAGAAGACAAGGAAAAGATACAGTCTACAGTAAAACTATACCTACTACTGGTTAATAGCCAGGTCAATAATGTGTTAAATGTGTCATTTAGGGAAGTGCCAGGTTAATGAGGTTGTTTAGGGAAAAGAGAAAGTGTCTGCTTCCCATCCcagagaaacagtgccactcttgtcatGGGCATATTCACCTGAATATGACTGAGCTGCAATGGCACACACAGTCCATGGACAACAGTTGCCCTGTGTCTAGAAAATGGGAAGCAGACACTTTTCTTCCAATgttggatgacccctttaagggaatactgaggctgtgttcacacagtgCATTTTCAGTGTAGATTCCAGCCTGGATTCAGTGCCAAAATCCATATCAGAATCCATGTCCTGTACTTTGCATTCATACAGGACAGTAAAGGTGCCATTATTAATAATAGGGGCAGAAAAGGGCAGTATTATTCATTACGGGGCAGAAAAGGCACCATTATTAATAATGGGGCATAAAAAGTCGGCATTATTACCTATAGGGTCAGAAAAAGTGGCAATTTTAATAAAGAGGAATGAAAAAAATGGCATTAATAATGGGCAGAAAAGGGCAAACTTAATAATAACAGGGTAAAAAAGATGGCATTATTATCCACAGGggcagaaaaagcagcattaataATTATGGGGGCAGAAGTGGCAGCCTTATCTATTGTGAGGTCAGAAATAATGGCATTATTTATTACAGGGGCAGAAGAAGGGCATTATTTACAAGTGGGatagaaaaggcagcattattaattatggaGGTAGTAAAGGTGGCATTATCAATTGTGGGGGCAAAAAGTGGGAATTTTTATTTATGGGGCGGAAAAGGGGCATTCTTAATTATGAGGATAGAAGAgttagcattattactgatggggacagAAGAGGggcatttttttctgtgtggaGGTCACTAAAAGCAGAACTTCCTGCATGGGGCCTAATTACTATCTGGGGGGTTATGGATTGCGTAGAGATGTGGAAAATGTAGGGAGAGTGATGGAAAAGCAAGatttctgtgtgtcaaattctgcagagacaagttgtggctgggaggagtcattgtgatggtctgggcacggatagagaagaaaagggagagataatgacaccaatcagagataacatcatctgtgatcactggagataaCTACACTGTATTTAATATATATGTAGAGCTGGCAACTGACTAAAATGACTATAATTTAGAGATATACTATCATTATGAAGGGGTTTCTGTGAGGGGATACAAAGGGTGTGGCTTAACATAAAAGGGGTATGGTCTGAAAATCTGCCACCATTTGATAGATGTGTGGCAAAGTTATTATAGTGCTCAGTGTTACCATGGGGGAAGTGGCATAATAATTGACTGCTCCATATTGTGGGCAGCCTTAATCTGGCCCTGGCTACTACTCTGGCCTGCTATGCCTACTTTCACAAGAAACTTGGACTGCTCAGCTAGTAGGGAAGGAGGAATCTGGGATGCAAAGCTCCATCCGACTTCCCCTTCTCCCCAGTCTGGTTATTCCATCCCCATGTGTGCTCACCAGTGCCCTCCTTATGGCTCCTTGTCCTTACTATGCCGTCCCTGGTCGCTCTTTAGGTAGATAACACACTGGTGTATATTTTTTTGAATTTCTTACTTTTGTGTTTTTCATGTTTTGATCCATCTCTACAGTCACACATTGGGCTGCCTCATCACTCGTTATTACAGCACAAAGATCTTGCTTTACTGCTGTTCTTtatcattgaaagcagtgggtgaGATTTTCGGCCTGTCTGCTGCAATGGAAACAAAGATTGAGATTTTCTTATAATAttgctaaggcctcatgtacagTAATAGTACTCCTCAATGATCCTCTCACAGTAACTACACCCCTTGGTGACCCCGTCACAGTACTAGTATAATTGGCACGTGCCAGCTCTTTACAGTgatagtaattacagtgcagttacctccagtgatcacaggtgacacctCCTTTGATTGTCAATGTccacttttgtttttcttctttctggcCCAGATCACCATGAAGACTTCCCCCTACCACAActcgtctctgcacactctccccattCTGAAGCTTCCCCCAGTTCTCCCCTCAGTAACCCACTCATAGTAACGTAATAGTGccttctctgtggccccacttgacTTCTACAGTATGACTCAATAACTGATTATGGTTACCTTACCAcggatgataataataatctaatTCTTTAACACCAACATATTCTATGACACTTTACATTTCAGAGGGAGCATGAACAGATAAAATCAGACATTCCAGAGTAGCAACTATTCAAAAATTCAAACAATAGGAGTGCGGGCCCTTCTCGCGaaggcttacaatctatgaggaaatgggggtGACGCAGAAGGTAAAAGTGCTTGCTTTGTATATTGATCCAACCATCTTCTATAAAAAGAGGATAGTATATGTAAAGCTGCATTAGCCGGGCACCTTATGTATATGAACACCGATATGAAGTGCGTTAGGGTGCAAGGAGTGTGGGGGATACTAGGAAATGAAGGGATGCGGCTGCTGATCAGTACGACTTGGTTATATAATGTTGGCTACGACATGAGAATAATAGTACAGAAAAAAGCCAgtctagggtgcgttcacacgttgtgGAAACGCTGtccaaaaatggcagcagaaatgtttaCTAGTAAtgtgaatgggattaaagcaaatcctgttcatATGTAGAAGAAaacaatgctgcagattttctgccatACCTGTACTGTAGGTGTCACTGCAAAGGGATTTTTCcaacttccttatttgcataaattacccagaggagctagcatgggcttataagtctcctcactcacctattaggtgtccccacaacccttttgggtgctctccctgGGGAGAGATTATACcatccccgacccactcaccctcaAGGTGTCTTCACATACTTtttggatgctctccttaaggagacactcCTCCTGACCCAGATCGCAGGCCTCTCACAAGCTAatacagaaacctactgcacgctgatgagggggaacaccccgaaacagctgtctgcatatgGTTCTCGAGCTtcctatttccaatcattgttaaaACTTgatagaaagtcacattgatgtGAAGGAATGCAGGAGTGGAACCAGAGACCAGTTTTCCGTTGGTTTCACATGGCATCGTTAGACTTGAGCCCTGATCATATCACGTTAATAGAATATGTCAGACGTATATATAGAGAACAGCCCCCATGTGTAGCATCGATGGCAGGCTGCAACGTATTCCACTGTATAGGCATGCAGCCCCCACTCTATAGATCTTGGGCTGACTTTGGAAGGATTTGGACTGCTTTCCATCACCCAAGGAACCTCTTATGACAACAGAGCTTTATTCATGACTCTGGGAAGCAGGGAGTTGAGCGGTGGTACCCAGTTATTGTCAAAAGTAGCGGTGAGCATAGTTGCTCATATGGCCATGTGGTTTTgccctaactgtggattttgatgtggaattcacCGCGGGTTTGCGGTGCGTCATGCAGCCTATTCCGTGAAAAGTCTCTGAGGGTCCTGGTGCAATTTCAGCTAATGAGGTCTAGCTGTCCCACTGGGAGATAGGGGGGTCTTCCATCACAGTCCTTGTAAAAGCCATAAGCAAATCACAAGAGGTTCTTCTATTCTCAGGAAGCACAAAGTAATTTATATTTATAGATGTGATAAGATTTTATGTATTATATTCCTATAATGccgtagaccagtgttccccaactccagtcctcggtgccccccaacaggtcatgttttcaggatatcctatggtaagaacacctgtggcaatgtctgaggcaccaacaagaattacatcacctgtgtaatactgaggagatccagaaagcatgacctgttggggtccatgaggactggagttgggaaacaccgcCGTAGACGGACATGCTACAAGGGGCTGTATAGAAGACAACATGCTAAGgactgtactagagatgagcgaacgtactcggtaaggcagatttcacaatcgagcaccgcgattttcgagtacttgacTACTCAggtggcgccgtgggtgagcggggggttgcagaggggagtgggggggagagggagagagagagagctccaccctgttccgcgctgctaccccccgctccaccacgccatgccccccggcaacccccgaatcttttcacctgagtagtgaagtgctcgaaaatcgcggtgctcgatcgagtaattactcgaaacgagtacgttcgctcatctctagactgtaCATATATCATGTTACAGGCCATAGCTGGAAACCTGTTGGGCTGTAATAGACATGTTTCATGATGACTGCCAATAATCATTATGGCTCCGTTGCGTGTAGCtattggaccccaatgcaaaatgtgtctcAGAGCATTTGACTACTGCATATCATTTATAGTGCAGGTCTATTCATGTGGGCCAGAGGGACCTCATCAGGTTCCCACCATATAAATATTTCATGGGATTCCCGTTTGCCATGATGAGTGTTGCAATTAAAAAATGGGAATGCTTGACATATGCTAATTAAATCATTCCACCTCTGGTCATACAGAATCACAATAGAGAATTTGCTTTTTATCCCCAGGAggatgagaggaggatgcatctatatgcactcctcacacAGTAAGTAACGGCTattttctgtaattgtttttaattcttgatttccccttctgtgatgcatttatattagtgtagggacccactacaacgcaaggaaccgtgaagtggttagtgggctcatgtatcttggccaacatccaaccaatgccttgcatttattatctatcattcacatgcagtgtggctttaagactccagggggagcccagggtggcagtaccaatgtggttcactgatggatatgcagggcaacccgccgaattatcatggcgtcattaataggttgctggtctgcatggtgaactacatatatcagaatggtctggcaccctgtatccactatgtgtgggagtgtacaccaagcacccacccccctcattatcaagaggcagtgtgagtgggtgttttatcggtgtcctcacaggtgttattggctcctccatttggtagtcagctacctgcatggtgagaggaggatgcatctatatgcactcctcacccagtaaatcacggccattttctgtgattgcttttTTATCCACAGAAACAATGTCCCTCTTCTCCATAGGACGTGTCTGGTGCAACTTCGTCCCATTTAGTTGAAGGGATTCTATCATCAGGTTCATGCCACCTGAACCACGTGCGCATGAACCCGGGAGAGGGATGCCTGTTGCACTTGAGGGTGTTTTATTCTGAGACGCTGGGGTATttctgaataaatacatttttaagtTTGAGCTGTGAGTCACAGGGGTGAACCGGCCCCTCCCTGCCtgctgcatgcagagtgacagtgtagtggcccggggcggggggggggggggggggtgtcttcatATGGTAGCCACATAATCGCCAGTCCTGTAACACCTACGTACTCCCAGGAGACATAGAGGGTGCCTTACATTGGAAAGACCCCatctttcccctttcttcacaaGCTTAAGCTGGAACTTGGAACAACATAATTGTCTAAATGCAAAGTGATACCTCTGCCATTACTAAAGAACTGTACCTGTTGAAGTAAACTGAGTGCCTCCAGTTTGCAActcaaagctaccaggactcgtgtcaatTATTTCTCTGTTAACCCTTTGGGTTCCTTCAAGGAAGAGGTACTGGCagcacgtgacaaaccaccattgaTAATTGCTAACTATAGTAACCCTTTTTGCCCCTGTGCCCGACCGAACCAAACCTCCGCTGCCATTGCAGGAAGAGATCGCAGGGCCACCTGTGACATTCATTTGTTTACCCATGGTCTTCCCACATTGGCGCACCCCGCTCGGATGCTGCAACAGCTCCCTTGCCTTTTGTGTATAGAGAGAGAGCTGTTAGTCAGcattcagggggcggggagaaGTCAGCGTGGCCCGCCCcctgactcggagctcagcttaGAGTCACATTTCAAAGTGCACTTATTCTGAGACATTTCAGTGTTGTAGCATAAAACACCCCCACGGGCAACAGGCattcctgttgatttcaatgagagttgcgCTTTAAGTTACCAGGCCACTTCACGGAGGTCGGAGCAGAGCCTTACTTTGCTtatgctccaacctctgtgtaattgTGGTGCTATCAACAGGCccacaaacagctgatcggtcggggtcccaagtgacagaccccagccaatcaactgttgatgacctatcctaaggatagctcatcaatagtgttctccctggaaaacccctttaatgcaactgTACTGCGATACTGGACTAATAGACAGGACTTGTGCTGTTGCTTGGTGCAAATAACGCAGCCCCTAATCCAGTGCAATCTCTTTAATGGCAAaatcagacgagcatttttttgcccgcgtctatgtgcgcaaaaaaactgcgtctattagaaccatttgtTTCCTATGCGGTGCTCACATGTTCGTTTTTTAGAGAcacaaaatctttgcacctgtaaaagataggacatgcgtgccttaAATGCGTGCCGGTAAGGTCCGTGCTATGCATAAAGACAGAGGTGACAGGGTTTGAGAAAACTCCCGGAGGGCTTCATTAATCCCCGTGGGgagccccctcatcactgaacactatgacagctgtggcaggggattccttcctcctcacggggagtcccttcatcactgaacactgtgacagcagtgttacagtgttcagtgatgaggggtctgcagcagcgacgaaagaatcccctgtcacagctgtcactgctatcccattactttcaatggggctggcaatgggatgcaggcaacccctgtaagaattttcagggaagggcttagaagataagctcttccctgaaaataagtcctagctgctgtaaaaaataagaaatatacatcacctagcagcgctgtcagaGCTGCAGTGCGTCTTCTCTCTGGCTCCCCAACACTCTTCTAAagcatttcttctggctgggcatttaaaaatccccgtcccctgaaagcactgcctctgattggctgagtgctgtgaccaatcagaggaagcgctTTCAGGGGGTGGAGATTTTGGGGAGCTAGGCAGAAGATGCGCGGGAGCCCCGAcagtgctgctaggtgatgttttttttattatttacatcagatagggcttattttactGTTGAGTTTTTTAGCATGATTTTACTGCGTCCAAACCGCCCCATGTGAATATGCTGTCTAAAACCAACAGCAGCCGGCAGTGAGATGGAGAGGATGGGAAAACGGAAATGTGGCACAAGGTTCTCCTAGTGGTTGAGTCTGCAGACTGTGAGCCCCCTGTAATTATGCCACTGAATGCCAACTCAGCAACATCATGACATTGGTTTCCTACTACTAAAAGAATGCTTCAGTGAGGAGTTTGTTTTCAACCCTGAATCATCCCATCCAATTGCCTTCTAGTTGGGTTTGATACATGTTGTATCCCAGTGAATCTTGTGCCATTTGTTGGTGAACTTCTATAAATTGTTGTAAAATTTGTATAACTACTGTAAGTAAATAAAGGAGATGTTTTTAAGCGCTGTCTTCCATTTCTTCTTCCTACAGCTTCCATATTTGTTTATGTTTCAGTGCACAAACAATTGGACCCTTGTTCATAACTggaatttggtattgcagcttggatTTTACTCTCCACTATGGTGGCACATGGAGTCCTTTATTCTGCCATATGGTGTCCATAGAGTACCATATTAAAGGAAATACTCTTCCCTACAAGCAATGCTCCTATGGGAAATTGCCTTTGTAAAACCGCATTCAAGATGAATTTACAAGTGCCTTAAAAATGTGGCCCATTTAAAAACCCTCAGTCTGAAGGCTAAACAAGATAATCTAGTAAAATAGAGGCTGACGTATGTTCACTTTTTTTATTATGCCACCATATGAGATCACAGGCTTATTGAGGTGAAATACACTCTTAGTCAAAAACAATctcgcccctagaagaagttgtcgttttctGCAAAACCGGGCATGCAGattcatctcaggcagatatataaatgattaGATCTGtgacgtgattagatgaacgttcttgtcacctgaggccctaaaggtggttccccccttggcctataaaaggctccttgtgtatagtgacctcttcttccgcttgtgtagagcttgttgaccactagatgcctctacgacgcagagaagagatttcacccctttaccTGAGTCTGAGAGCGGCACATTATTGGGATTCGAGAACCTGGATGGTCacatcaatgaattgtcccccacctgggctgctctgaccagactgttaggagatgttgggaccagtaacatagtatgtaaggctgaatgaaaacaatgtccatctagttcagcctgtttcaaccctccCCCTTGTTAGTCCAGAGGAAGACAAGAAAACCCCcaacgagccaatttagctcatttggaggaaaaaaaaatccctttctgcctccataatggcagccagagtaatccctggatcaacattcgaGATCAACAACaccactggtcacctaatttctatatcctgtaatatcacagtgCTCTAGAAAGCACAtctagactctcccaggtccagcctagaacttacttaatTGTAAATCAAATTGGTCTAACCTagtcgacccctcatgaacccatgctgatgaggagttatgcatttttttccttgaggtattctaggaaggcgtctctcagaaactcctagaatatttttccaaatattgaagtgagacttaacggcctgtagttaccaggctctcttttagacccctttttgtatattggaaccgcattggcaatgtgccaatccagtggttcaaccctggtctcaatagtgtccataaatataagaaatagcggtttagctatcacatcacttggttcccttagaacccttgggtgtattccatttgggcctggtgatttatcgattttaatcctctttaaccggctctgcacttcctcctgtgttcggCATGCAATATTTAAAAGGAGTTCATTTTATtaccctgcatctcatgtgacatttctttttcatttgtgaatacacttaaaaaaaacaactgtttaagagatttgcctttcccccatcgtcttctatggtttctcctgcattatttgttcgaGGGACAGTGCTTTccgtgcaaatccttttactgttaatacaattgaagaatagtttgggGTTATTTGTGCTCTCTttagcgatcagtctttctgcctcctccttagcaattttgatcttttcttcacatgatttgttttttccccatatgattttagcacttcttcgctgccttcttgctttagtagtttaaacgcattctttttttcctttattgccccccttactgtcttgtcgagccacattggtttccttctacttgtagttcttttatttttaaagggtatgaactgctcacatgaggtaattaggatgtttttaaacttgtcCCATTTCT
This genomic interval carries:
- the LOC136587415 gene encoding dorsalin-1-like; its protein translation is MMRKARLPVLCSLVIFLARFTLNKPLPEWEIKDRTHPEEEVEDVLSSLTGTMKEHLKENLNLTGVLFQEKSTMKLPQYMIDLYHHYADDRTSMPVSNIIRGFNVEDILPSSSKENLLQSYILLFNVTIPQHEEVTKAELRLSLGDSGLCHLSLFDVIHTKPSRNLKDSNSFLASKDIEGDESVTIDITKTIKRWIKSKVQLNKLEVFLQMKAPSEMFFKTQKFALDSHSSHPPILVIFSDDQSENIVKENPMDLAQMMIYEQSNNLGIFSKNMMADDGEGHEPLVVSKTRAKRNAERNHCTKTSLTVNFKDIGWDSIIIFPPSYDAGQCVGSCYYPLTDNLTPTKHAIVQSLMHIRKPKDVGNACCVPTKLEGLQVVYRENRQTVLKKNYEDMKVVECGCR